A region of Anolis sagrei isolate rAnoSag1 chromosome 2, rAnoSag1.mat, whole genome shotgun sequence DNA encodes the following proteins:
- the LOC132765991 gene encoding zinc finger protein 721-like, translating to MQEEENIAKKMEEGPQHESSKQAEIVPETTKKETPLCRDKKETPRTQESFLCEQETHSDEISVDVSHANDLSVTAMDQAIPKHGDDETNSQCGQSFSVSPAQKTNPGEKRYKCSVCGKCFAVRSGLTAHERTHTGEKPYTCSDCGKGFSVSSSLKAHKRTHTGEKPHECSHCGKRFSVSSTLKKHYRTHTGERPYECLVCGVRFRQIGSLKAHQKIHTGEKSCECSVCGLVFSELSVLFAHYRTHTGEKPYKCSECNKSFYQKQGLALHLKMHFGERPYKCSECGKSFSVSSRLKKHQLIHTGERPFQCQQCGKSFCSSTDLIIHERAHAGDKPYQCSFCGKRFCRTSEVVSHERIHTGEKPYKCLECGKSFSVSSRLSTHKRVHTGERPFKCSQCGRTFTYKAHLVAHERIHTGERPYKCSVCGKTFRVRDCLMVHERIHTGEKPFKCLDCGKSFRNSSSLVQHQRIHAERNEAVQVLNQCLAAVMIWMRANKLKLNPDKTEILLAEMQRKGGYQRGACKSPSCSWRGGERGRLERGLEKEKRGCSFEYWESCSKENLNPASTDFLNNPKQNLVGCISDLPPCCASKTEGNKNLIVTRGQGLFDLREREEMASKEEEEEAAIPLAPHEYVPGEKTADQQHPTDSLRHGDASEGMEIVSNHVVKNEDMAEQATKALGTSAKSCPEPNRPHLPDTPHWDDIFLTPVEKAVISHPGKWISRLLPGLKEEGQRLFEEREVGDYGKVKAAILRVDAISTEVQRQHFRLFQYKEADGPGEACSRLWFLCHRWLKPERHTKEQILELLILEQFLAILPLEIQSWVKDGCPETCAQAVTLAEEFLLKPRKAEKPSQQVPGSLEKPAGSSPESARAPLEANQEEEHQEVKQETVMDGISMAQLCMSAKNVESPQLQKGKHEELCGAPEGAAEEKFPFFDEQKDGFESQPRAEKQHPKKPPRKKAPKLVPLVGASKDLTLTTKEKETNNGEASVKVVVCEETVSQGSDSAGEKIHRCSVCGKCFSLRSRLIVHERTHTGEKPYTCAECGRSFSVSSSLIAHRRTHTGEKPYKCTHCAKSFSVKSGLIAHERTHTGEKPYKCLYCSKSFRRNSGLVSHQRIHTGDKPYQCSVCEKSFSDISNLITHHRIHTGEKPYKCLECGKSFSQSSYLNSHQRIHTGEKPYECSECGKTFSVSSRLRKHQRSHTGERPFICLDCGKTFSESSDLLAHERAHTGEKPYRCSFCGKSFLRSSEVVSHERIHTGEKPYHCGECGKSFSVSSRLSAHRRIHTGEKPFQCMVCERSFSYKSHLITHQRIHTGEKPFQCSVCGKSFRGSSSLVAHERTHTGEKPYRCLDCGKSFTQSSNLISHQRIHGEGNS from the exons ATGCAAG AAGAAGAGAACATAGCAAAGAAGATGGAAGAAGGCCCACAACATGAAAGTTCAAAACAAGCAGAAATAGTCCCGGAAACCACCAAGAAAGAGACTCCCTTGTGCCGTGACAAAAAAGAAACTCCTCGAACCCAAGAGAGCTTCCTCTGTGAGCAAGAAACGCATTCAGATGAGATCTCTGTTGATGTTTCTCATGCAAATGACCTCAGTGTAACCGCAATGGACCAGGCTATTCCGAAACATGGGGACGATGAGACAAACTCTCAATGTGGACAGAGTTTCAGCGTGAGCCCAGCTCAGAAAACCAATCCCGGAGAGAAGCGCTACAAATGCTCGGTCTGTGGGAAGTGCTTTGCTGTGAGATCAGGCCTCACTGCTCACGAGAGAACCCACACGGGCGAAAAGCCGTACACGTGTTCGGACTGCGGGAAGGGCTTTAGCGTGAGTTCCAGCCTGAAGGCCCACAAGAGGACCCACACCGGAGAGAAGCCGCATGAGTGTTCGCACTGTGGGAAGCGGTTCTCTGTGAGCTCGACCTTGAAAAAGCACTACCGGACACACACGGGTGAGAGGCCCTACGAGTGCTTGGTCTGCGGGGTGAGGTTCCGCCAAATCGGCAGCCTGAAAGCTCACCAAaaaatccacacaggagaaaaatcCTGCGAGTGCTCAGTCTGCGGGCTGGTTTTTAGCGAGCTCTCTGTCCTTTTTGCCCATTAtaggacccacacaggagagaaaccctacaagTGCTCCGAGTGCAACAAGAGCTTCTACCAGAAACAGGGGCTTGCTCTGCACCTGAAGATGCATTTTGGGGAGCGGCCGTATAAATGCTCCGaatgtgggaaaagcttcagtGTGAGCTCACGCCTTAAGAAGCACCAGTTGATCCATACAGGAGAGAGGCCCTTCCAGTGTCAGCAATGTGGAAAAAGCTTTTGTTCGAGCACAGATCTCATCATCCACGAGAGAGCCCACGCTGGAGACAAGCCCTATCAATGCTCCTTTTGTGGGAAACGGTTCTGTCGTACCTCGGAGGTGGTCAGCCACGAAagaatccacactggggagaaaccctacaaatgcctggagtgtgggaagagcttcagtgTCAGCTCGCGGTTGAGCACACACAAGAGAGTCCATACAGGGGAGCGGCCATTCAAGTGCTCACAGTGTGGAAGGACTTTCACCTACAAGGCCCACCTGGTTGCACACGAGAGGATCCATACGGGAGAGAGGCCGTACAAGTGCTCTGTGTGTGGGAAAACCTTTCGGGTGCGCGACTGCCTTATGGTCCACGAGagaatccacactggggagaaaccttttaAATGCTTAGACTGTGGCAAAAGCTTCCGGAACAGCTCTTCTCTTGTCCAACACCAAAGGATACATGCGGAACGAAAC gaggctgttcaggtcctgaaccagtgcttggcagctgtaatgatctggatgagggcaaacaaattgaaattaaatccagacaagacggagatcctcctg GCTGAAATGCAAAGAAAAGGGGGGTATCAAAGGGGGGCTTGCAAGTCCCCTTCCTGTTCCTggaggggcggagaaaggggcaggTTGGAAAGGGgtttggagaaagagaaaagggggtgTTCTTTTGAGTATTGGGAGTCTTGCTCAAAAGAGAACTTGAATCCTGCAAGCACAG ATTTCCTGAACAACCCAAAGCAGAACCTGGTTGGATGTATATCAGATCTACCTCCCTGTTGTGCTTCCAAAACAGAAGGTAACAAAAACCTCATAGTGACGCGAGGCCAAGGTCTCTTTGACCTCcgagagagagaagaaatggcttcgaaagaggaagaagaagaggcggCCATACCCTTGGCTCCCCATGAATATGTTCCGGGTGAGAAGACAGCGGACCAACAACACCCCACAGATTCCTTGAGGCATGGAGATGCTTCAGAGGGCATGGAAATTGTGAGCAACCATGTGGTGAAAAATGAGGACATGGCTGAGCAAGCAACCAAGGCTCTCGGTACATCAGCAAAATCTTGTCCCGAACCAAATCGCCCGCACCTCCCGGACACTCCGCATTGGGACGATATATTCCTGACGCCCGTTGAGAAGGCAGTCATTAGCCATCCAGGGAAATGGATATCACGTCTCCTCCCGGGCCTCAAGGAGGAAGGGCAGAGGCTATTTGAGGAGCGGGAGGTAGGGGACTACGGGAAGGTGAAGGCGGCTATCTTGAGGGTCGACGCCATCAGCACCGAGGTCCAGCGGCAGCACTTCCGGCTGTTTCAATACAAGGAGGCCGATGGGCCCGGCGAGGCGTGCAGCCGGCTCTGGTTCCTTTGCCACCGGTGGCTGAAGCCCGAGCGGCATACCAAGGAGCAGATACTGGAGCTgttgatcctggagcagttcctggccatCCTTCCCTTGGAGATCCAGAGCTGGGTCAAAGACGGCTGTCCGGAGACCTGTGCCCAAGCGGTGACTTTGGCGGAAGAGTTTCTGCTGAAGCCACGAAAGGCGGAGAAGCCATCACAGCAG gTGCCAGGATCACTTGAAAAGCCAGCCGGGAGCTCTCCTGAGTCGGCCAGAGCGCCGTTGGAAGCCAACCAAGAAGAGGAGCACCAGGAGGTCAAGCAAGAGACCGTTATGGATGGTATCTCCATGG CTCAGCTCTGTATGAGCGCAAAAAATGTGGAGAGTCCCCAGCTCCAAAAAGGCAAACATGAGGAACTCTGTGGAGCGCCTGAAGGAGCCGCTGAAGAAAAGTTTCCTTTCTTTGATGAGCAGAAAGATGGGTTTGAAAGTCAACCAAGAGCAGAGAAACAACATCCCAAGAAGCCCCCAAGGAAGAAGGCCCCCAAATTGGTTCCCTTGGTGGGTGCCTCCAAAGATCTCACTCTAACCACAAAAGAGAAGGAAACGAACAATGGTGAGGCATCCGTGAAAGTTGTAGTTTGCGAAGAAACTGTCAGTCAGGGTTCAGATTCAGCGGGAGAGAAGATTCACCGGTGTTCGGTGTGTGGCAAGTGTTTCAGTCTACGGTCGCGCCTTATCGTCCACGAGcgaacccacactggggagaagccctatacatgCGCCGAGTGTGGGAGAAGCTTCAGTGTGAGTTCGAGCCTGATCGCGCATAGGAGAActcacacgggagagaagccctACAAGTGTACGCACTGTGCCAAGAGCTTCAGCGTGAAGTCAGGCTTGATTGCCCACGAacggacccacactggggagaagccctataagtGCTTGTATTGCAGCAAGAGCTTCCGCCGCAATTCAGGTCTGGTGAGCCATCAGAGAATCCACACCGGGGACAAACCCTACCAATGCTCAGTGTGCGAGAAAAGCTTCAGCGACATCTCCAACCTCATCACGCATCACAGGAtccacaccggggagaaaccctacaaatgcctggagtgtgggaagagcttcagccaGAGTTCGTACCTCAACAGCCACCAGAGGATCCACACCGGGGAAAAGCCCTACGAGTGCTCCGAATGTGGCAAGACCTTCAGCGTCAGCTCCCGCCTCCGGAAACATCAGCGGAGCCACACAGGGGAGAGGCCGTTTATATGTTTGGACTGCGGGAAAACCTTTAGTGAAAGCTCGGATCTCCTCGCTCACGAGAGGGCGCAcaccggggagaaaccctatcGGTGTTCGTTCTGCGGGAAGAGCTTCTTGCGTAGTTCGGAGGTGGTCAGCCATGAGaggatccacactggggagaaaccgtatCATTGCGGGGAGTGCGGGAAAAGCTTCAGCGTGAGCTCGCGTCTCAGCGCCCACCGGAGGatccacaccggggagaagccctTCCAGTGCATGGTGTGCGAGAGGAGCTTCAGTTACAAATCCCACCTCATTACGCACCAGAGGATACACACTGGTGAGAAGCCCTTCCAGTGCTCGGTTTGTGGGAAAAGTTTCCGTGGGAGCTCCAGCCTCGTTGCTCACGAAAGGACACACACCGGCGAGAAGCCGTACAGGTGTTTGGACTGCGGGAAAAGCTTCACTCAAAGCTCAAACCTTATTAGTCATCAGAGAATCCACGGAGAAGGGAATTCCTGA